A stretch of the Uranotaenia lowii strain MFRU-FL chromosome 3, ASM2978415v1, whole genome shotgun sequence genome encodes the following:
- the LOC129754435 gene encoding DNA polymerase epsilon subunit 3 → MVERIEDLNLPNAVVTRLMKEALPSDIKISNECRTALARATSVFVLYLTAAATSEAESKKMKTLTSEHVFAGLKDIEFDSFIKPLKDDLENYRKAVKSKKEGKDKKTDKTETEEAMEEDPLVEK, encoded by the exons ATGGtggagagaattgaagatctgaaTCTACCGAACGCGGTCGTGACCCGTCTGATGAAGGAAGCGCTACCGTCTgacataaaaatatcaaacgaATGTCGAACGGCACTGGCTAGGGCAACTTCCGTGTTTGTGCTGTATCTGACCGCGGCGGCAACCAGCGAGGCCGAGTCGAAGAAAATGAAAACGCTTACATCGGAACACGTATTTGCCGGTCTGAAGGACATCGAATTTGACAGCTTTATTAAACCTCTCAAGGATGATTTGGAAA ATTACCGGAAAGCCGTGAAAAGCAAAAAGGAAGGCAAAGACAAGAAAACTGATAAAACAGAAACCGAAGAAGCTATGGAAGAAGACCCTTTagttgagaaatga
- the LOC129751822 gene encoding WASH complex subunit 3, translating into METLGLEKHELPPTNQKRIIAFINHFVLNTVDFLNTFTVQCEHKFVRYEEKIQSLEASLRIVQAKLASIDALKNSTAAESTVPMQVSGATTTHEGDLENEDNSLREVDPLPQN; encoded by the exons ATGGAAACTCTAGGACTCGAAAAACATGAG ttaCCCCCAACTAACCAAAAACGAATTATCGCTTTTATCAATCACTTTGTACTGAACACAGTGGATTTCCTTAATACTTTTACTGTTCAATGCGAGCACAAATTTGTCCGCTACGAGGAAAAGATACAAAGTTTGGAAGCATCACTCCGAATTGTGCAGGCGAAGCTGGCATCGATTGATGCGCTAAAAAATTCGACTGCCGCAGAAAGCACAGTACCAATGCAAGTAAGCGGAGCTACCACCACCCACGAAGGTGATTTGGAGAACGAAGATAATAGTTTGAGGGAGGTTGACCCGCTTCCGCAAAACTAG